The Prochlorococcus marinus str. MIT 9301 genome window below encodes:
- a CDS encoding energy-coupling factor transporter transmembrane component T family protein, whose protein sequence is MNLLTKFSVGQYVHGNRSWLRIIDSRLKIIIVMIFLITPIWAGPIWRLSLVGFLLLVTFLSLLPSRVWWRSLFFLSCLSLLIGCISILASSDIQSLDGYLRNPNELQVVLETQKEWNILQIPSQKIWFINFGPYNLSRKAFELGIKTSTLIFTVIHSVNLMLLTTLQEDIVWGLSWFMYPLRKIGLPTSKWLFQLLIALRFIPLVQEELQNIIKSVSVRSINFRNLGLKKSFNVLLILVERLFQNIFLRIDHGAESLLSKKNIIIKTNRFRTLYPSKSLNVIVNTLSICFICIAIFLRKLYGAL, encoded by the coding sequence ATGAATTTGCTAACCAAATTTTCTGTTGGTCAATACGTTCATGGTAATAGAAGTTGGCTAAGAATTATAGATAGTAGATTAAAAATAATTATTGTAATGATATTTTTAATCACTCCAATCTGGGCAGGTCCAATATGGAGATTAAGTTTAGTTGGTTTTTTACTATTAGTTACTTTTTTAAGTTTATTGCCATCTAGAGTATGGTGGCGATCATTATTTTTTCTCTCATGCTTGTCACTTTTAATTGGATGTATATCAATTCTTGCCTCTTCTGATATTCAATCTCTTGATGGCTATTTGAGAAATCCCAATGAGTTGCAAGTAGTACTGGAGACCCAAAAAGAATGGAATATTTTGCAAATTCCTTCGCAGAAGATATGGTTTATTAATTTTGGTCCCTATAACTTATCAAGAAAAGCCTTTGAACTAGGAATAAAAACCTCCACTTTGATATTTACCGTTATTCATAGTGTGAATTTGATGCTTTTGACCACATTGCAGGAAGACATTGTATGGGGATTAAGTTGGTTTATGTATCCCTTAAGAAAGATTGGATTGCCAACTAGTAAGTGGCTGTTTCAGTTGTTAATTGCATTACGTTTTATTCCTCTAGTGCAGGAAGAACTTCAAAATATCATTAAATCAGTGTCAGTTAGATCAATAAATTTTCGTAATTTAGGATTAAAGAAATCTTTTAATGTTTTGTTAATCTTAGTGGAGAGGTTATTTCAAAATATTTTTCTGAGAATCGATCATGGAGCAGAATCATTACTTTCAAAAAAAAATATTATTATTAAAACCAACAGATTTAGAACTCTTTATCCTTCAAAATCACTCAATGTAATTGTTAATACATTATCGATTTGTTTTATTTGCATAGCAATTTTTCTTAGAAAACTGTATGGTGCATTATAA
- the der gene encoding ribosome biogenesis GTPase Der: MILPTIAIIGRPNVGKSTLVNRLCQSNDAIVFDKPGVTRDRTYQNASWGGKEFQIVDTGGLVFDDDSEFLPEIRTQVFLALEEASLALLVVDGNQGVTDGDLSIAKWLRNSSCKTIVAVNKCESTTLGISLASEFWKLGLGEPNPVSAIHGSGTGDLLDLVIGELPENNIQDDEEKIMMSIIGRPNVGKSSLLNSICGEKRAIVSDISGTTTDSIDTLIKKGDNHWKIIDTAGIRRKKNVKYGTEFFGINRAFKSIDRSDVCVLVIDAIDGVTDQDQKLAGRIEEQGRACIIVVNKWDLVEKNSSTIYQVEKELRSKLYFLHWSKMIFISALTGQRVDNIFEHALNAVNQHRRRVTTSVVNEVLKESISWKSPPTKRSGKQGRLYYGTQVKNKPPTFTLFVNDPKLFGITYRRYIEKQIRVNLGFEGTPLILLWRGKQQRALNKEVERENIELIQKD, translated from the coding sequence TTGATTCTTCCTACAATAGCAATTATCGGAAGACCTAACGTTGGGAAATCTACCTTAGTTAATCGTCTTTGCCAAAGTAATGATGCAATAGTATTTGATAAGCCAGGTGTTACAAGAGATAGAACTTATCAAAATGCTTCATGGGGAGGTAAGGAATTTCAAATAGTTGATACTGGAGGTTTAGTTTTTGATGATGATAGTGAATTTCTCCCAGAGATAAGGACACAAGTTTTCTTAGCTCTAGAAGAGGCTTCACTCGCGTTACTGGTGGTAGATGGGAATCAAGGCGTTACTGATGGTGATTTATCAATAGCAAAATGGTTAAGAAACTCAAGTTGTAAAACAATTGTTGCTGTTAATAAATGTGAATCGACTACTCTAGGAATATCCCTAGCTTCAGAGTTCTGGAAATTAGGATTGGGCGAACCTAACCCTGTTTCAGCTATTCATGGCTCAGGTACTGGAGATCTTTTAGATCTCGTTATTGGCGAACTTCCTGAAAATAATATCCAGGATGATGAAGAAAAGATAATGATGTCTATTATTGGTAGGCCTAATGTTGGTAAATCTAGTTTGTTAAATTCAATCTGTGGGGAAAAAAGAGCAATAGTTAGTGATATTAGTGGTACGACAACTGATTCAATAGATACGCTCATTAAAAAAGGTGATAATCATTGGAAAATTATTGATACTGCAGGGATTAGAAGAAAGAAAAATGTTAAATATGGGACTGAATTTTTTGGTATTAATAGGGCTTTTAAATCTATAGATAGAAGTGATGTTTGTGTTTTAGTTATAGATGCTATTGATGGAGTAACTGATCAAGACCAGAAGCTGGCTGGGCGCATAGAAGAACAAGGCAGAGCTTGCATAATTGTTGTTAATAAATGGGATCTTGTAGAAAAAAATAGTTCAACAATTTACCAAGTAGAAAAAGAACTTAGATCTAAACTTTATTTTTTACATTGGTCAAAAATGATTTTTATATCTGCCCTAACTGGTCAAAGGGTTGATAATATTTTTGAGCATGCTCTTAATGCTGTAAATCAACATAGAAGAAGAGTTACAACATCTGTAGTTAATGAAGTACTTAAAGAATCAATCAGTTGGAAAAGTCCTCCAACGAAGAGAAGCGGCAAGCAAGGTAGGCTTTATTACGGTACTCAAGTAAAGAACAAACCTCCCACTTTTACTCTTTTTGTAAATGACCCTAAATTATTTGGAATAACTTATAGAAGATATATTGAAAAACAAATTAGAGTAAATTTAGGCTTTGAAGGCACACCCCTCATTTTACTTTGGAGAGGAAAACAGCAAAGAGCTTTAAATAAAGAAGTCGAAAGAGAAAATATTGAGTTAATTCAAAAAGATTAA
- a CDS encoding PII-interacting protein PipX family protein → MSSERYLNHPTFGMLYQVSPENDGRDIYATLYAQKMFFLVEVRQREVFFEVIPYLDARNQAELNLQKARRKGSEELSKWDNLFTQTFL, encoded by the coding sequence TTGAGTTCTGAGCGTTATTTAAACCATCCAACATTTGGTATGTTATACCAAGTCTCTCCTGAAAATGATGGGAGAGATATTTATGCGACTTTATATGCTCAAAAAATGTTTTTTTTGGTAGAAGTTAGACAGAGAGAAGTTTTTTTTGAAGTTATACCTTACTTAGATGCTCGTAATCAGGCGGAATTAAACCTTCAAAAAGCTAGAAGAAAAGGATCTGAAGAACTATCTAAATGGGATAATTTATTTACGCAAACTTTCTTATAA